One genomic segment of Frondihabitans peucedani includes these proteins:
- a CDS encoding ferritin-like domain-containing protein, with translation MFEDKFITTAIARSAEKAVDRRKLLGMVGIAGAGAAAATIAGAVPAMAATSSAPSDASILNFALNLEYLEAEFYLRAVTGSGLPANLVGGVGTVGAVSGGKKVTFATPSIQKYAVEIAADEKAHVAFLRTALGSAAVSRPAISLDASFTAAATAAGLIKPGQTFDAFADETSFLFAAFIFEDVGVTAYKGAAGLIANKTYLDAAAGLLSVEAYHAGIVRTTLYAKGVDTSSIYGSIQKISDARDSLDGSTDLDQGIGTASVANLVPTDANALTYSRTPGQVLNIAYLNPNAVKKGGFYPNGVNGVINTSA, from the coding sequence ATGTTCGAAGACAAGTTCATCACGACCGCCATCGCGAGAAGCGCGGAGAAGGCAGTCGACCGACGCAAGCTCCTCGGCATGGTCGGCATCGCCGGCGCCGGTGCTGCTGCAGCGACCATCGCCGGTGCCGTGCCGGCCATGGCGGCGACCTCCTCCGCCCCCAGCGACGCGTCCATCCTGAACTTCGCGCTCAACCTCGAGTACCTCGAGGCCGAGTTCTACCTGCGTGCGGTCACCGGCTCGGGCCTCCCGGCGAACCTCGTCGGCGGTGTCGGCACGGTCGGTGCCGTCAGCGGCGGCAAGAAGGTCACCTTCGCCACCCCGAGCATCCAGAAGTACGCGGTCGAGATCGCGGCCGACGAGAAGGCGCACGTCGCCTTCCTGCGCACTGCGCTCGGCAGCGCGGCCGTCTCCCGTCCTGCCATCTCGCTCGACGCGAGCTTCACGGCCGCAGCCACGGCTGCCGGTCTGATCAAGCCGGGCCAGACCTTCGACGCGTTCGCCGACGAGACAAGCTTCCTGTTCGCCGCGTTCATCTTCGAGGACGTCGGGGTCACCGCCTACAAGGGCGCCGCCGGCCTCATCGCCAACAAGACCTACCTGGACGCGGCCGCCGGCCTCCTCTCGGTCGAGGCCTACCACGCGGGCATCGTGCGCACGACGCTCTACGCGAAGGGCGTCGACACGTCGAGCATCTACGGCAGCATCCAGAAGATCTCGGACGCCCGCGACAGCCTCGACGGCTCGACCGACCTCGACCAGGGCATCGGCACGGCCTCCGTGGCGAACCTCGTCCCGACGGACGCGAACGCGCTCACCTACAGCCGCACCCCCGGTCAGGTCCTGAACATCGCCTACCTGAACCCGAACGCCGTCAAGAAGGGCGGCTTCTACCCGAACGGCGTCAACGGAGTCATCAACACCAGCGCCTGA
- a CDS encoding L,D-transpeptidase: MKISRRSTIVIAATTAVVVAGVIVGVAANQHAPAAPRAVATQTPTPTPTPTQAPYATPSAAAVAALPEAKYNAVIPGLVALAAGAGLDPASAVDKIAVDAPLYGSDRTKPVARFAAKNFLGQASVIVPVRTDGSWTLVMTPARQTLPSKNPSAPAQSAGWIRTSLLTRVQTLTRHIVVSVGKQTVSIVDDEGTAVSTFSAGVGAAGTATPTGVMGYMEARYLDPAQNQTVYPIGLTSLHSTAADEPYTGHDGGLIGIHYEAVHSGNISHGCVRLDGPSITALDQLPLGTSVLIQK, from the coding sequence GTGAAGATCTCTCGACGGTCGACCATCGTCATCGCTGCGACGACGGCGGTCGTCGTCGCCGGCGTGATCGTCGGTGTCGCGGCGAACCAGCACGCGCCCGCCGCGCCGCGGGCCGTGGCGACGCAGACACCGACCCCGACGCCCACTCCGACCCAGGCGCCGTACGCGACCCCGTCGGCAGCGGCCGTCGCAGCGCTTCCGGAGGCGAAGTACAACGCCGTCATCCCGGGTCTCGTCGCCCTCGCAGCCGGCGCCGGGCTCGATCCTGCGTCGGCCGTCGACAAGATCGCCGTCGACGCTCCCCTCTACGGCTCCGACCGGACGAAGCCCGTCGCCCGCTTCGCGGCGAAGAACTTCCTCGGCCAGGCGAGCGTCATCGTGCCGGTCCGCACCGACGGATCCTGGACCCTCGTCATGACCCCGGCGAGGCAGACCCTGCCGTCGAAGAACCCGTCCGCTCCCGCCCAGTCGGCCGGCTGGATCCGCACGTCGCTCCTGACGCGGGTGCAGACGCTGACCCGGCACATCGTCGTCTCCGTCGGCAAGCAGACGGTGTCGATCGTCGACGACGAGGGCACCGCCGTGTCGACCTTCTCCGCGGGCGTCGGCGCGGCCGGGACGGCCACGCCGACCGGGGTCATGGGCTACATGGAGGCGAGGTACCTCGATCCTGCTCAGAATCAGACCGTGTACCCGATCGGCCTCACGTCACTGCACTCGACGGCCGCCGACGAGCCCTACACGGGCCACGACGGCGGGCTCATCGGGATCCACTACGAGGCCGTGCACTCCGGCAACATCTCGCACGGCTGCGTGCGGCTCGACGGGCCGTCCATCACGGCGCTCGACCAGCTGCCGCTCGGGACGTCGGTCCTGATCCAGAAGTGA
- a CDS encoding DsbA family protein yields MTNPNGTSKNERRQHARELAKKRQEEERRRRLRNRIFLQGGLGLGILAILAIVIVVFVNTNSGGAASVASAAGPKNMATNGIQFAAEDGKVAPVLTAGVAAKATPKPVASKNSDGATKVVTYIDWACPVCKQFEASYSPQILDLVAQGKATLEIHPVSILDRNYQSSRYASRAANAAACVANYDPDDFLSVQTQFYDNQPEEGSTGLTNAQIKALVKKGGAGDAKIATCIDDERFKAWVTAATNQTLADPALQSNGSFGTPTVVIDGKKWDQQTDLLSLIGQG; encoded by the coding sequence ATGACGAATCCGAACGGCACTTCGAAGAACGAGCGACGCCAGCACGCGCGCGAGCTCGCGAAGAAGCGGCAGGAGGAGGAGCGCAGGAGGCGGCTGCGCAACAGGATCTTCCTGCAGGGCGGGCTCGGTCTCGGCATCCTGGCCATCCTGGCGATCGTCATCGTCGTGTTCGTCAACACGAACTCCGGCGGCGCCGCGAGCGTGGCCTCGGCGGCCGGGCCGAAGAACATGGCCACCAACGGCATCCAGTTCGCTGCCGAGGATGGCAAGGTGGCGCCGGTCCTGACCGCCGGGGTCGCCGCGAAGGCCACCCCCAAGCCGGTGGCCTCGAAGAACAGCGACGGCGCGACCAAGGTCGTCACCTACATCGACTGGGCCTGCCCGGTGTGCAAGCAGTTCGAGGCGAGCTACTCGCCGCAGATCCTCGACCTCGTCGCGCAGGGCAAGGCGACCCTCGAGATCCACCCGGTGTCGATCCTCGACCGCAACTACCAGAGCAGCCGCTACGCCAGCCGTGCCGCGAACGCCGCCGCCTGCGTCGCGAACTACGACCCCGACGACTTCCTGTCCGTGCAGACGCAGTTCTACGACAACCAGCCCGAGGAGGGCTCGACCGGCCTGACGAACGCCCAGATCAAGGCGCTCGTGAAGAAGGGCGGAGCCGGCGATGCGAAGATCGCCACCTGCATCGACGACGAGCGGTTCAAGGCGTGGGTGACGGCCGCGACCAACCAGACGCTCGCCGATCCTGCGCTCCAGAGCAACGGCAGCTTCGGCACGCCGACGGTCGTCATCGACGGCAAGAAGTGGGACCAGCAGACCGACCTGCTCAGTCTCATCGGGCAGGGCTAA
- a CDS encoding helix-turn-helix domain-containing protein: MNQRIEQKSARRDAIVAAAAVQFGQHGFEATTFGRIADELGRPRSWIGYHLFPSKESLASAVVAEQRARWEDLFERVVAVPEGLPRLLTALLEAAEEARSSPVAVAAVRLLREAPELSLTLPSLATSWRDFAIRQVRFEVEERPPTVAVEPAAFATQLLAASFGVFETNRSVWSTTDVFESLAGLWTVLLSGAGFEIPEMLRRDEMLRRDEPAPSS; the protein is encoded by the coding sequence GTGAATCAGAGGATCGAGCAGAAGTCGGCGAGGCGCGACGCGATCGTCGCTGCCGCCGCTGTCCAGTTCGGGCAGCACGGCTTCGAGGCGACGACGTTCGGTCGCATCGCCGACGAGCTCGGCAGACCCCGATCCTGGATCGGCTACCACCTCTTCCCGTCGAAGGAGTCGCTCGCGAGCGCCGTCGTAGCGGAGCAGCGGGCGCGCTGGGAGGACCTCTTCGAGCGGGTCGTCGCCGTGCCCGAGGGGCTCCCGCGGCTCCTGACGGCGCTGCTCGAGGCTGCCGAGGAGGCGCGCTCGTCGCCGGTGGCGGTGGCTGCGGTCCGCCTGCTCAGGGAGGCGCCCGAGCTCAGTCTGACGCTGCCGTCGCTGGCCACGTCGTGGCGCGACTTCGCGATCAGGCAGGTGCGCTTCGAGGTGGAGGAGCGCCCGCCCACGGTCGCTGTCGAGCCGGCTGCCTTCGCGACCCAGCTCCTGGCCGCGAGCTTCGGCGTCTTCGAGACGAACCGGTCGGTCTGGTCGACGACGGACGTGTTCGAGAGTCTCGCCGGGCTGTGGACGGTGCTGCTGTCGGGCGCGGGGTTCGAGATCCCCGAGATGCTCCGCCGAGACGAGATGCTCCGCCGAGACGAGCCCGCCCCGTCGAGCTGA
- a CDS encoding arsenate reductase ArsC, which translates to MTDKPIVLFVCVHNAGRSQMAAGFARTLSGGAVEVRSGGSEPGASINPIAVEAMREIGIDISAEVPQLMTTEQVRDSDVVITMGCGDACPIFPGKRYEDWELQDPAGRPLDEVRPIRDDIRARVEHLLAELLPVTA; encoded by the coding sequence ATGACCGACAAGCCCATCGTCCTGTTCGTCTGCGTCCACAACGCGGGGCGCTCTCAGATGGCCGCCGGCTTCGCGCGCACGCTCTCCGGCGGCGCCGTCGAGGTCCGGTCGGGCGGTTCCGAGCCGGGCGCCTCGATCAATCCGATCGCCGTCGAGGCCATGCGCGAGATCGGCATCGACATCTCGGCCGAGGTCCCGCAGCTCATGACCACCGAGCAGGTGCGCGACTCCGACGTCGTCATCACCATGGGCTGCGGCGACGCGTGCCCGATCTTCCCGGGCAAGCGCTACGAGGACTGGGAGCTGCAGGATCCGGCCGGCCGCCCCCTCGACGAGGTCCGGCCCATCCGCGACGACATCCGGGCCCGCGTCGAGCACCTCCTCGCCGAGCTGCTCCCCGTGACGGCCTGA
- a CDS encoding CsbD family protein, whose amino-acid sequence MSLGDKAKDATQKLAGKAEEFVGKKTDDAELTQQGKFDQAKSEERLDTEHAKDAVDGK is encoded by the coding sequence ATGTCGCTAGGAGACAAGGCAAAGGACGCGACCCAGAAGCTCGCCGGCAAGGCCGAGGAGTTCGTCGGCAAGAAGACCGACGACGCCGAGCTGACGCAGCAGGGCAAGTTCGACCAGGCCAAGAGCGAAGAGCGTCTCGACACCGAGCACGCCAAGGACGCCGTCGACGGCAAGTAG
- a CDS encoding DUF2510 domain-containing protein, with product MSTNTPQGSVPPGWYDDPSGAPGSRWWDGTAWTGLTAPPVAAGAQPEAPWAQDRPLLGEGTSVSTVFIWAIVLLPVLALPLSFLYTPSVHVETVRPGGIRTLDPASIYTPAYFVSVGSSLALYGLTVVLAFFDRRELLRRGMVRPFHWAWAFLYTPVYVIGRSVIVHRVAPRRGLWPMWIYIGVVVIVLVLGIVRSTALFHSLSS from the coding sequence ATGTCGACCAACACCCCGCAGGGGTCCGTCCCGCCCGGCTGGTACGACGACCCGTCCGGAGCCCCGGGCTCCCGCTGGTGGGACGGCACCGCCTGGACCGGCCTCACCGCGCCGCCGGTCGCCGCCGGCGCGCAGCCGGAAGCCCCCTGGGCGCAGGATCGGCCGCTGCTCGGGGAGGGCACCTCCGTCTCCACGGTGTTCATCTGGGCCATCGTCCTGCTCCCGGTCCTCGCCCTGCCCCTGTCGTTCCTCTACACGCCGTCGGTCCACGTCGAGACCGTCCGTCCGGGAGGCATCAGGACCCTCGATCCTGCGTCGATCTACACCCCCGCCTACTTCGTGAGCGTCGGCTCCTCCCTCGCGCTGTACGGACTCACCGTCGTCCTCGCATTCTTCGACCGGCGGGAGCTCCTGCGCCGCGGCATGGTGCGACCGTTCCACTGGGCGTGGGCGTTCCTCTACACGCCCGTGTACGTCATCGGGAGGTCGGTCATCGTCCACCGCGTCGCTCCCCGCCGCGGGCTCTGGCCGATGTGGATCTACATCGGGGTCGTGGTGATCGTGCTCGTGCTCGGCATCGTCCGGTCGACCGCGCTCTTCCACTCGCTGTCGTCCTGA
- a CDS encoding MarR family winged helix-turn-helix transcriptional regulator: MTEDDDRARELLPLSLSLHQLDEAHRRVRNMIARRFELAGTELTALLVIAGTPGLSAGAIGQDLGITTGATTAVIDRLEDSGHVLRAPNPLDRRGVEVHLTPAGEDTVRDIATSYSTLLDAADLSDTWQSIVPKLDAITATLNAAVVATRSTRRSEGRHALPDTPPEG; this comes from the coding sequence GTGACCGAAGACGACGATCGCGCGCGCGAACTCCTCCCCCTGTCGCTGTCCCTGCATCAGCTCGACGAGGCGCACCGCCGCGTCCGCAACATGATCGCCCGCCGCTTCGAGCTCGCCGGGACCGAGCTGACCGCTCTCCTCGTGATCGCCGGGACGCCGGGCCTCAGCGCCGGTGCGATCGGGCAGGATCTCGGCATCACGACCGGAGCCACCACCGCGGTGATCGACCGGCTCGAGGACTCGGGGCACGTCCTGCGCGCCCCCAACCCGCTCGACCGGCGCGGGGTCGAGGTCCACCTGACGCCTGCCGGGGAGGACACCGTCCGCGACATCGCCACGTCGTATTCGACGCTCCTGGACGCCGCCGACCTGTCCGACACGTGGCAGAGCATCGTCCCCAAGCTCGATGCCATCACCGCGACGCTCAACGCCGCCGTGGTCGCGACGCGCTCGACCCGGCGCTCCGAGGGGCGTCACGCCCTGCCCGACACCCCGCCCGAGGGCTGA
- a CDS encoding class I SAM-dependent methyltransferase codes for MGNEWSAAEQAGEGGAPDTVTESYSERAGEYIAQLGSMAAVHPSDAQLVSSWTAELEGPVLDARCGPGHWTAHLAAHGVDVRGVDRVPAFILHAREAHPGVPFSVGSLDALDEEAGAFGGVLAWYSLIHHAPDALGTALDEFARILRPGGGLLVGFFLGDKLDPFDHAVTTAYRWPADRMAQELEAAGFEVIETHTRTGAASKPRPHGAILTRRRSSTLL; via the coding sequence ATGGGAAACGAGTGGAGCGCCGCCGAACAGGCCGGAGAGGGAGGGGCTCCGGACACGGTCACCGAGTCGTACTCCGAGCGCGCCGGGGAGTACATCGCGCAGCTGGGCTCGATGGCGGCCGTGCATCCGTCCGACGCGCAGCTCGTCTCGTCATGGACGGCTGAGCTGGAGGGCCCGGTCCTCGACGCCCGCTGCGGCCCGGGGCATTGGACGGCCCACCTCGCCGCACACGGAGTCGACGTCCGCGGCGTCGACCGCGTGCCCGCCTTCATCCTGCACGCGCGGGAGGCCCACCCCGGGGTGCCGTTCTCCGTCGGCAGCCTCGACGCCCTCGACGAAGAGGCCGGCGCCTTCGGGGGAGTCCTGGCCTGGTACTCGCTCATCCACCACGCGCCCGACGCCCTTGGGACGGCTCTCGACGAGTTCGCCCGGATCCTGCGCCCCGGCGGAGGGCTTCTCGTGGGCTTCTTCCTCGGCGACAAGCTGGATCCGTTCGACCACGCCGTCACCACCGCCTACCGGTGGCCGGCCGACCGGATGGCGCAGGAACTGGAGGCGGCCGGCTTCGAGGTGATCGAGACGCACACGCGCACGGGCGCCGCGTCGAAGCCTCGTCCGCACGGGGCGATCCTTACCCGGCGGCGGTCGTCTACGCTCCTGTGA
- a CDS encoding nuclear transport factor 2 family protein, translating to MATISELLDTNLHEVFAERDGSVRRAVVDRTYTDDVSFADPEEIVTGRAALDAKAAALLGGAPETFVFASDGPKYVGEGIGALPWAFGPAGAPILHGIDVITVRDGLIATVATFFREGDQP from the coding sequence ATGGCGACCATCTCGGAACTGCTCGACACCAACCTCCACGAGGTCTTCGCCGAGCGGGACGGCTCCGTCCGGCGAGCGGTGGTCGACCGGACCTACACCGACGACGTGTCGTTCGCGGATCCCGAGGAGATCGTCACCGGCCGCGCGGCGCTCGATGCGAAGGCGGCAGCCCTCCTCGGCGGGGCGCCGGAGACGTTCGTCTTCGCCTCCGACGGACCGAAGTACGTCGGCGAGGGCATCGGCGCCCTCCCCTGGGCGTTCGGCCCGGCGGGCGCGCCGATCCTGCACGGCATCGACGTCATCACGGTCCGTGACGGCCTGATCGCCACGGTCGCGACGTTCTTCCGCGAGGGAGACCAGCCGTAG